In Phycisphaerae bacterium, one genomic interval encodes:
- a CDS encoding M48 family metalloprotease, translated as MYTSTIIAFAVLLIYAEDPGAWRAVPQGDVVITLSAAIGLPVLYGLLSWWGATRAFRELSAASGTESPAVHARYLRWNSALRAAMPVTFAATVFLTRWPEWFRIAEFSPWLQVLGDLGVLLPFVAGLIAHWIGTFSFEGAVPMLETHVAGTPPSPIADEKAEPGPWRVVEVDSAGADEPDWTLWSFLVFHLRHDLLAAAAPLTLVLLAADVTRGYESELTRWIGADWGADLILGIAAAAIFLISPVLIVRIWRTRPLDRGPLRDRLEALCGRIGLRVRDILVWHSEGTIINAAVMGISARARYVLLSDALLESMTPRQTESVFGHEAGHVRHHHILAFLAFALIGWLTLSAVMEVFTLALGGVWSPETPTGVIAVAVSAVIAILWILGFGSLSRQFERQADVFGAVCATPPAEQCRVSCAVHNEGDREHSDDGRICMSGARIFASALDRVAVLNGIPHEERSWRHASIRRRIEALIALAGDPGAARRFDAVMVRIKWALVVGATIGPLLWLVYWLAYGEPAILSARLGG; from the coding sequence GTGTACACGTCGACCATCATCGCCTTCGCCGTTTTGCTTATCTACGCCGAGGATCCCGGCGCCTGGCGAGCCGTACCCCAAGGCGACGTCGTCATAACTTTGTCCGCCGCCATCGGATTGCCCGTCCTGTACGGCCTGCTTAGCTGGTGGGGGGCCACCCGGGCGTTTCGGGAACTGTCGGCGGCAAGCGGAACAGAATCTCCTGCGGTCCACGCCCGTTACCTCCGCTGGAATTCGGCGTTGCGCGCCGCCATGCCCGTTACATTCGCAGCGACCGTATTCCTGACCCGCTGGCCGGAGTGGTTTCGAATTGCAGAATTTTCACCCTGGCTGCAAGTCCTGGGCGACTTGGGGGTGCTTCTGCCATTCGTCGCCGGCCTGATCGCGCATTGGATTGGAACGTTCTCCTTCGAGGGGGCGGTGCCAATGCTGGAAACACATGTGGCGGGGACGCCGCCCTCGCCCATCGCGGATGAAAAGGCCGAGCCCGGTCCCTGGCGCGTTGTCGAGGTCGATTCGGCCGGTGCGGATGAACCCGACTGGACGCTTTGGTCTTTCCTGGTTTTCCACCTGCGGCACGATCTCCTCGCGGCCGCCGCCCCGCTGACGCTGGTGCTGCTGGCTGCGGACGTTACCCGCGGATACGAGTCCGAATTGACCCGGTGGATCGGAGCGGATTGGGGGGCGGATCTGATCCTCGGCATAGCTGCGGCCGCGATCTTCCTGATTTCGCCGGTGCTCATCGTACGCATATGGCGAACGCGTCCGCTGGATCGCGGGCCACTTCGCGATCGTCTGGAGGCGTTGTGCGGGCGAATAGGCCTGCGGGTGCGCGACATTCTGGTCTGGCACAGTGAGGGGACAATCATCAACGCGGCGGTGATGGGCATTTCCGCCCGGGCACGTTACGTCCTATTGTCGGATGCGCTCCTCGAATCGATGACGCCGCGCCAAACGGAGTCGGTGTTCGGCCACGAGGCGGGGCACGTGCGTCATCACCATATTCTGGCGTTTCTGGCGTTCGCCCTGATCGGCTGGCTGACCCTCTCCGCCGTGATGGAGGTCTTCACGCTGGCGCTCGGCGGGGTCTGGAGCCCGGAAACGCCGACGGGCGTCATCGCCGTGGCGGTTTCCGCCGTTATTGCCATCCTCTGGATCCTCGGGTTCGGTTCATTGTCACGGCAGTTCGAAAGGCAGGCGGACGTCTTCGGCGCCGTTTGCGCCACGCCTCCCGCGGAGCAGTGCCGGGTGTCTTGTGCCGTGCACAACGAAGGCGATCGGGAGCATTCGGACGACGGCCGGATCTGCATGTCGGGCGCGAGGATTTTCGCTTCGGCGCTGGATCGGGTGGCGGTGCTCAACGGCATACCGCACGAGGAGCGGAGTTGGCGACATGCATCCATTCGGCGCCGCATCGAGGCGCTCATCGCCCTGGCGGGCGATCCCGGGGCCGCGCGGCGTTTTGATGCGGTCATGGTGCGGATCAAGTGGGCGCTGGTTGTCGGGGCGACGATCGGCCCGCTGCTGTGGCTGGTGTACTGGCTTGCATACGGCGAGCCGGCCATTCTATCGGCGCGACTGGGCGGATGA
- a CDS encoding bifunctional 5,10-methylenetetrahydrofolate dehydrogenase/5,10-methenyltetrahydrofolate cyclohydrolase, which produces MSTARIIDGTRVARQIKADAERLVSELAAQGVRVVLDTILVGDPDAGGIYVRSQRKRCQDVGIEHRLHTLPESASESLIRDLICRLNDDPEVTGILLNLPLPDGIDTPAMQYWIDPYKDVEGVNPANIGLLFYDNPIIAPCTALAVMEILKEAGVRPYGMNACVVGQGAIAGKPISLFLLHESATVTCCHVATHDLAEHTRRADLLVVAVGKAGLIRREHVKPGAVVIDVGINTIETPDGQRVVAGDVAFDEVVGLASVVTPVPGGVGPVTVAILLRSAAEAARKQRMSPRRLESPS; this is translated from the coding sequence ATGAGTACAGCGCGAATCATCGACGGGACGCGGGTGGCCCGGCAGATTAAAGCGGACGCGGAGCGCCTGGTCAGCGAGTTGGCGGCGCAGGGCGTCCGCGTCGTTCTGGATACGATACTCGTCGGCGATCCCGATGCTGGCGGCATCTACGTGCGCTCCCAGCGCAAGCGATGCCAGGACGTGGGTATTGAGCACCGGCTGCACACGCTTCCGGAGTCTGCCTCGGAGTCCCTAATTCGCGATCTCATCTGCCGGCTCAACGACGACCCGGAAGTCACCGGGATTCTCCTCAACCTTCCGCTGCCGGATGGTATTGATACTCCGGCGATGCAATACTGGATCGATCCTTACAAAGACGTCGAGGGAGTCAATCCCGCAAACATAGGGTTGCTCTTTTATGATAATCCCATCATTGCACCGTGCACTGCACTGGCGGTTATGGAAATTCTGAAAGAAGCCGGCGTCAGACCATATGGAATGAATGCCTGCGTCGTGGGGCAGGGGGCCATTGCCGGGAAACCCATTTCACTTTTTCTGTTGCATGAATCCGCCACGGTGACCTGTTGCCATGTTGCCACGCACGATCTGGCCGAACATACGCGCCGGGCAGATCTCCTCGTCGTGGCCGTGGGCAAGGCCGGCCTCATACGCCGGGAGCACGTCAAGCCGGGCGCTGTCGTGATCGATGTGGGAATCAATACGATTGAAACGCCTGACGGCCAGCGCGTCGTGGCCGGTGACGTTGCCTTCGATGAAGTGGTGGGGCTTGCCAGTGTGGTAACGCCCGTTCCCGGAGGAGTGGGCCCGGTGACAGTCGCCATCCTCCTTCGCAGCGCGGCCGAGGCGGCGCGAAAGCAACGAATGAGCCCTCGCCGGCTGGAATCCCCTTCCTGA
- a CDS encoding sigma-70 family RNA polymerase sigma factor yields MAGVTVNENVDVVQPAGEGTPQQAGGERGIDARTWVDAHGDALFRFAMLRLRNAHEAEEAVQECLLAALDAKPAFAGRSSERTWLIGILKNKIVDRFRRRSALEPVGEAISRKIFDQDGLWRSAPRKWQGDPEEAAQNAEFRAVLHECLRKLPHALRDVTILRELDNIGSGEIADMLDTSQANVWQRLHRARLALRACLEANWFNPPKQARTKRT; encoded by the coding sequence GTGGCCGGTGTTACCGTCAATGAGAATGTCGACGTGGTGCAACCTGCCGGTGAAGGGACTCCGCAACAGGCGGGAGGCGAACGGGGAATCGATGCACGTACATGGGTCGACGCGCACGGCGACGCTCTGTTTCGCTTCGCGATGCTGAGACTGCGGAACGCCCACGAGGCGGAAGAAGCCGTGCAGGAGTGTCTCCTGGCGGCGCTCGATGCGAAGCCTGCCTTTGCCGGACGCTCGTCGGAACGCACCTGGCTGATCGGCATTCTGAAAAACAAGATCGTGGATCGCTTCCGCCGCAGGTCTGCGTTGGAGCCCGTTGGAGAAGCGATTTCCAGGAAGATCTTTGACCAAGACGGGCTCTGGCGGTCCGCACCGCGCAAGTGGCAAGGTGATCCGGAGGAGGCGGCGCAGAACGCCGAATTCCGAGCCGTGCTCCACGAGTGCCTGCGCAAGCTGCCTCATGCCCTGCGCGATGTGACGATCCTTCGAGAATTGGACAACATCGGCAGCGGAGAGATTGCGGACATGCTTGACACAAGCCAGGCGAACGTGTGGCAGCGTTTGCACCGCGCCCGGTTGGCACTGCGGGCGTGCCTCGAGGCCAACTGGTTCAACCCGCCCAAGCAGGCAAGGACGAAGCGGACATGA
- the lpxA gene encoding acyl-ACP--UDP-N-acetylglucosamine O-acyltransferase: protein MNEGRKVVAIHPTAVIHPKAELADDVEVGPYCVIDEHVRIGPGCRLFQNVYLTGWTEIGNGCVFHPGVIVGHEPQDVKYRGERSFCRIGPNTVLREYVTIHRGTIPDSETAVGESCFLLGASHVAHNCRVGNHVTMVNAALLAGHVEVGDRVMIGGAAAVHQFVRIGELAMIRGNSRVPKDVVPFALMDEDGRVAGMNRVGLRRAGITAEESREIREMYRVLLSTSLDHVARVARVEAMASTPAGKRLATFVRGESRRGLAGRSRVGRRGDSSE from the coding sequence ATGAATGAAGGACGGAAGGTCGTGGCGATTCATCCGACGGCGGTCATTCATCCGAAGGCGGAACTGGCCGACGACGTGGAAGTCGGACCCTATTGCGTGATCGATGAGCACGTCCGCATCGGCCCCGGCTGCCGCTTGTTTCAGAACGTATACCTCACCGGCTGGACGGAGATCGGCAACGGCTGCGTGTTTCATCCCGGCGTGATCGTGGGGCACGAACCACAGGACGTGAAGTACCGCGGCGAGCGAAGTTTCTGCCGCATCGGGCCGAACACCGTGCTGCGGGAGTATGTCACCATTCATCGCGGCACGATCCCGGATTCCGAAACCGCCGTGGGCGAATCCTGTTTTCTGCTGGGCGCCAGTCACGTGGCGCACAACTGCCGCGTGGGAAACCACGTGACGATGGTGAATGCGGCCCTGCTGGCGGGGCACGTGGAGGTCGGGGATCGCGTGATGATCGGCGGCGCGGCCGCCGTCCACCAGTTCGTCCGCATCGGCGAGCTGGCCATGATCAGAGGTAACTCCCGCGTGCCCAAGGATGTGGTCCCGTTCGCGCTCATGGATGAAGACGGGCGTGTGGCGGGGATGAACCGCGTGGGGCTTCGGCGCGCGGGGATAACCGCCGAGGAGTCGCGCGAAATCCGCGAGATGTACCGTGTGCTGCTATCTACCTCCCTGGATCATGTCGCACGGGTGGCGCGGGTGGAGGCGATGGCTTCGACGCCGGCGGGGAAGCGTCTGGCAACGTTCGTTCGGGGTGAGAGCCGCCGGGGACTGGCCGGCAGAAGTCGCGTAGGCCGCCGCGGCGACTCGTCCGAGTAG
- a CDS encoding uracil-DNA glycosylase has translation MQPISSVIRQQVETDRLLGLDFVPLNPRCWRSVGQANRPGGTAGRRGGVPGAAAHQTPRTAGGKGDTGRAAENAERLRVLDETQVRSCTKCTLCKERTRTVFGQGNPDPRLVFVGEAPGFEEDRQGLAFVGRAGQLLTRMIAAMGLTRDDVYICNTVKCRPPNNRVPTAEEILACNPYLREQLSILRPEVIVALGAPASKTLLGTAESISRLRGRFHDFTLPGGAGESNETIPLMPTFHPAYLLRSPEEKRKAWEDLQQVMNLLGLERPANT, from the coding sequence ATGCAGCCGATCTCCTCCGTCATCCGGCAGCAAGTGGAGACAGACCGCCTTCTGGGTCTGGACTTCGTTCCGCTGAATCCGCGATGCTGGCGCAGCGTGGGTCAAGCGAATCGCCCAGGCGGCACGGCCGGCCGGCGTGGAGGCGTCCCCGGGGCGGCGGCACACCAGACGCCGAGGACCGCCGGAGGAAAGGGGGATACCGGTCGCGCGGCCGAGAACGCCGAGCGGCTGCGGGTCCTCGACGAAACGCAGGTCCGTTCCTGCACCAAGTGTACCCTTTGCAAGGAACGCACGCGAACCGTCTTCGGGCAGGGAAACCCGGATCCGCGCTTGGTGTTCGTAGGCGAGGCGCCGGGTTTCGAGGAGGACCGCCAGGGGTTGGCGTTTGTCGGCAGGGCCGGCCAACTCTTGACGCGCATGATCGCGGCCATGGGACTGACACGGGACGACGTCTACATCTGTAACACGGTAAAGTGCCGCCCGCCGAACAACCGTGTTCCCACGGCCGAGGAGATTCTGGCCTGTAATCCTTACCTTCGGGAGCAGCTTTCGATTCTGCGGCCGGAGGTCATCGTCGCGCTCGGGGCCCCGGCGTCGAAGACGTTGCTGGGGACGGCGGAGAGCATCAGCCGACTTCGCGGCCGGTTCCATGATTTCACGCTGCCGGGCGGAGCGGGAGAATCGAACGAGACGATTCCGCTGATGCCCACGTTCCATCCCGCGTACCTGCTTCGCAGTCCGGAAGAAAAACGGAAAGCGTGGGAGGACCTGCAACAGGTCATGAATCTGCTGGGTCTGGAGCGGCCGGCAAACACCTAG
- a CDS encoding alpha/beta fold hydrolase, which produces MPDFQECPLTLPDGSRAYARFWPAGDSPRGAVLFLHGIQSHCGWYELSARHLAQSGFAVIQADRRGCGRNDHVRGHAESPEQLLEDALVAKDALLQRTGGDRYHVVGASWGGKLAVALCATHPSGIASLSLAAPGLFPLVGATKDEMSRIGFAMLYDPLSTFRIPLDQPKYFTSDPKWQEFIANDPLTLRECTAGFYLASRRLDRVVATLPQCPPVPIHFMLAGEESIVDNSRTEAFARGLGWPDCRVTRFPQTRHSFEFEPAASRYLVELEGFIARSSP; this is translated from the coding sequence ATGCCTGATTTTCAGGAATGCCCATTGACCCTGCCGGATGGCTCTCGAGCCTATGCCCGATTCTGGCCCGCGGGCGATTCGCCTCGCGGCGCGGTGCTCTTCCTTCATGGAATCCAGTCCCATTGCGGGTGGTACGAACTGTCGGCCCGGCACCTGGCTCAATCGGGCTTTGCCGTTATTCAGGCCGATCGTCGTGGTTGCGGGCGAAACGACCACGTACGCGGTCACGCTGAATCTCCCGAGCAACTTCTCGAAGACGCCTTGGTGGCAAAGGACGCGCTGCTGCAACGGACGGGCGGGGACCGCTATCACGTCGTTGGTGCAAGCTGGGGCGGAAAGCTGGCCGTCGCGCTGTGCGCAACTCATCCGTCCGGCATCGCCAGCTTGAGTCTTGCCGCTCCGGGTCTCTTTCCGCTTGTCGGAGCCACGAAAGACGAAATGTCGCGGATCGGGTTCGCCATGCTCTACGACCCGCTTTCCACGTTTCGAATACCGCTGGACCAACCGAAGTACTTCACATCCGATCCGAAATGGCAGGAGTTTATAGCCAATGACCCGCTGACGCTCCGCGAGTGCACCGCCGGTTTCTATCTCGCCTCGCGTCGGCTTGACCGTGTCGTGGCCACGCTGCCGCAATGCCCCCCGGTGCCCATCCACTTCATGCTCGCCGGGGAGGAGTCCATTGTGGACAATTCCCGCACGGAGGCTTTTGCGCGAGGTCTCGGGTGGCCCGACTGTCGGGTCACGCGCTTCCCACAAACGAGACACTCCTTCGAATTCGAGCCCGCAGCATCGCGTTATCTCGTTGAGCTGGAAGGTTTTATCGCGCGTTCCAGCCCCTAG
- a CDS encoding thrombospondin type 3 repeat-containing protein, which produces MNNRFKDSSGQLRNRAMVGLRWNAIGLLVLASGLMVNQAMGQSADGVCAPGKVVINDTTPRPGTIDARQPYAPAAPTLSGGGISPGDIQGIGSAVEPITVVIDLDSPGTVLVGDVDCWTICETSNAGNPFRVSNPSLPAITIDGVTRIANDEYELVLSRAIMPGEATVITYMGDGAQRIVYRSHPGNVNADNKSLASDIVLLVDYYNGVSAAPFGECSTDIDRDGEFFFDPMTLQNGRHPDVDRLASLLEGAEGFDDWFNYVLPKSQGACTFVDGDNDGAEDTIDNCPNFPNEDQLDTDGDGFGNVCDNCPAFFNPAQADVDGDGVGDGCDNCPNTSNASQTDSDTDGIGDACESTGGGGNPNPDSDGDGVPDAQDNFPNDKFRCRDSDQDGCDDCSSGTVNTANDGTDTDGDGICDVSDPVNTQNCPRAKESNQLDSDGDGVADFCDLAPNSATSCGDSDFDGCDDCSSGSFDPLDDGPDPDGNGLCNTDGGGGQPVDTDLDGIADETDNCPDDFNPGQADADNDVRGDVCDNCPDVANPTQGDADGDGVGNDCDNCSADANANQADRDGDGVGDVCDNCPDDANPSQADTDGNGVGDACEEEPPPPQVIDADEDGVEDAEDNCPNTANADQADADEDGLGDVCDNCPNAANADQADADNDGIGNVCDSDYGQGTVDGINLCGACGNGTAMGMIFALFGWLGLRSQTRRFRRRK; this is translated from the coding sequence ATGAACAACAGGTTCAAGGACAGCAGCGGACAACTGCGGAACCGCGCGATGGTTGGTCTGCGATGGAACGCGATCGGATTGCTCGTTCTGGCAAGCGGACTGATGGTGAACCAGGCGATGGGGCAATCGGCCGACGGCGTTTGCGCGCCCGGTAAGGTTGTCATCAACGACACCACGCCGCGCCCGGGGACCATCGATGCGCGCCAGCCGTATGCGCCGGCGGCGCCCACGCTCTCCGGTGGCGGGATCAGCCCGGGCGACATCCAGGGCATCGGCAGCGCGGTCGAGCCGATTACGGTTGTGATTGACCTGGACAGTCCGGGTACGGTGCTCGTCGGTGACGTGGACTGCTGGACGATCTGCGAAACCAGCAACGCGGGCAACCCGTTCCGCGTGAGCAATCCAAGCCTCCCGGCGATTACCATCGACGGCGTCACACGTATCGCCAACGACGAGTACGAGCTCGTTCTGAGCCGCGCCATCATGCCCGGCGAGGCGACGGTCATCACGTACATGGGCGACGGCGCGCAGCGGATTGTCTATCGCTCGCACCCGGGCAACGTGAACGCCGACAACAAGTCGCTGGCCAGCGACATTGTGCTTCTGGTCGACTACTACAACGGCGTGTCCGCAGCTCCATTTGGAGAATGCAGCACGGACATCGACCGCGACGGCGAATTCTTCTTCGATCCGATGACGCTCCAGAACGGCCGCCATCCCGACGTGGACCGCCTTGCAAGCCTGCTCGAAGGGGCCGAAGGCTTCGACGACTGGTTCAACTACGTCCTGCCGAAGTCTCAGGGGGCCTGCACGTTCGTCGACGGCGACAACGATGGAGCCGAGGACACGATCGACAACTGCCCCAACTTCCCGAACGAAGATCAACTGGACACCGACGGCGACGGCTTCGGAAACGTCTGCGATAACTGCCCGGCGTTCTTCAATCCGGCGCAGGCTGATGTCGACGGCGACGGCGTCGGCGACGGCTGCGACAACTGCCCGAATACGAGCAACGCCTCGCAAACGGACAGCGACACCGACGGAATCGGAGATGCCTGCGAATCGACCGGCGGCGGGGGCAACCCCAATCCCGACTCCGATGGTGACGGTGTCCCGGACGCCCAGGACAACTTCCCCAACGACAAGTTCCGCTGCCGCGACAGCGACCAGGACGGCTGCGACGACTGCTCCTCAGGGACGGTCAACACGGCCAACGACGGAACGGATACGGACGGCGACGGCATCTGCGACGTGTCCGACCCGGTGAATACGCAGAACTGCCCGCGAGCCAAGGAGTCCAACCAGCTTGATTCCGACGGCGACGGCGTGGCCGACTTCTGCGACCTTGCACCCAACAGCGCCACGTCCTGCGGGGACTCCGACTTTGACGGCTGCGATGACTGCTCGTCGGGTTCGTTCGATCCGCTGGACGACGGACCCGACCCGGACGGCAACGGCCTGTGCAATACAGACGGTGGCGGCGGGCAGCCGGTGGATACCGATCTCGATGGCATCGCCGACGAGACGGACAACTGCCCGGACGATTTCAATCCGGGTCAGGCCGACGCGGACAACGACGTTCGTGGCGACGTTTGTGACAACTGTCCGGACGTTGCCAACCCGACACAGGGTGACGCCGACGGGGACGGCGTGGGTAACGATTGTGACAACTGCTCGGCCGATGCGAACGCCAACCAGGCCGATCGCGACGGCGACGGAGTCGGCGATGTTTGCGACAACTGCCCGGACGATGCCAATCCGTCCCAGGCGGACACCGACGGCAACGGCGTGGGCGACGCCTGCGAAGAAGAGCCGCCGCCGCCGCAGGTCATCGATGCCGACGAGGATGGCGTGGAAGACGCCGAGGACAACTGCCCGAACACGGCCAATGCCGATCAGGCGGATGCCGACGAGGACGGCCTCGGGGATGTCTGCGACAACTGCCCGAACGCCGCCAATGCCGACCAGGCCGATGCGGATAACGACGGCATCGGCAACGTTTGCGACAGCGACTACGGACAAGGCACCGTGGACGGTATCAACCTCTGCGGAGCCTGTGGAAACGGCACGGCGATGGGCATGATCTTCGCCCTCTTCGGCTGGTTGGGTCTGCGGAGCCAGACGCGGCGCTTCCGACGGCGGAAGTAG
- a CDS encoding ribonuclease D, protein MPSARVIAETALVENDSDLAQVVQTCRAEGAFAFDTEFVMEDRYETEVCLVQVAAKEGVWLIDPFAKVDLTPLWELVADEAVQTVVHAGQEDLALCVQHIGRAPRNIFDTQIAAGFVGLDYPMSLQRLVQSVLRIRLHKAKTLTNWRKRPLTAEQKRYAAEDVQHLLPVREKIETRLRRLKRTDWAQQEFTRLEDMGLYRRVEADKLRRVKGAGSLPPRNMAVLRELLQWREGAAKRINRPARFVLKDHLLVEIARHELSGVKDIRELRGINLSDRNVRELAGAVKQALAIPESEWPAPPQREVERPQQAALTALATAVIRDYCAAHELAYALTATQRSINQLVRCCMDGEKGTEAEAELLRGWRGKSAGKVARDVVTGRTGVFVEITDTEWRFRLESLAASKS, encoded by the coding sequence TTGCCGTCCGCTCGAGTGATCGCCGAAACCGCCCTCGTCGAGAACGATTCCGATCTCGCCCAAGTCGTGCAGACCTGCCGGGCGGAAGGCGCCTTCGCATTTGATACCGAGTTCGTCATGGAGGACCGCTACGAAACGGAAGTCTGCCTCGTGCAGGTGGCCGCGAAGGAAGGCGTCTGGCTGATTGATCCGTTCGCCAAGGTCGATCTCACCCCGCTCTGGGAACTTGTCGCCGATGAGGCCGTACAGACGGTCGTTCACGCCGGGCAGGAAGACCTCGCATTGTGCGTACAGCACATCGGCCGGGCGCCGCGCAACATCTTCGATACGCAGATCGCGGCCGGATTCGTCGGCCTGGATTATCCGATGAGTCTGCAACGCCTTGTTCAGTCCGTGCTCCGCATCCGCCTGCACAAAGCCAAGACGCTCACCAACTGGCGCAAGCGACCGCTGACCGCGGAGCAGAAACGCTACGCGGCCGAAGACGTCCAGCACCTCCTGCCCGTCCGGGAGAAAATCGAGACGCGTCTTCGTCGGCTTAAGCGCACCGACTGGGCGCAGCAGGAATTCACCCGGCTGGAGGACATGGGGCTTTATCGCCGCGTGGAAGCCGACAAACTCCGTCGCGTGAAGGGAGCGGGCTCGCTCCCGCCTCGGAACATGGCCGTCCTTCGAGAGCTGCTCCAATGGCGCGAGGGCGCGGCCAAACGGATCAATCGCCCGGCACGCTTCGTGCTCAAGGATCATCTTCTCGTGGAAATCGCCCGCCATGAACTGAGCGGCGTCAAGGACATTCGCGAACTGCGCGGCATCAACCTGAGCGACCGCAACGTCCGCGAACTGGCTGGCGCCGTCAAGCAGGCTCTGGCGATTCCCGAAAGTGAGTGGCCGGCGCCTCCGCAGCGCGAAGTCGAAAGGCCGCAACAGGCGGCGCTGACCGCACTCGCGACGGCCGTGATTCGCGATTACTGCGCCGCCCATGAACTGGCCTACGCCCTGACCGCCACCCAGCGTTCCATCAACCAGCTTGTCCGCTGCTGCATGGATGGTGAAAAGGGCACGGAGGCCGAAGCGGAGCTGCTCCGTGGCTGGCGGGGAAAATCGGCCGGTAAGGTCGCCCGCGACGTGGTCACGGGGCGCACCGGGGTCTTTGTCGAAATCACCGATACGGAGTGGCGGTTTCGACTGGAATCACTCGCCGCGAGCAAATCATAG